The Silene latifolia isolate original U9 population chromosome 4, ASM4854445v1, whole genome shotgun sequence region CCAAATGTGGCCATGGAATAATGTTAAATTTTAGGTGAATTTGCCtgtttttcaaaaattaaaaaaaaggtTTGTGCGTGAAATTGTTGTGAAATGTGGGTAGAATTAAGAAGGATGTAACTTTTAAATATTTGCTATATGAATTGGTATCTGATAGCTTACTAGATAGAGTTCTAATGGGGGTGGATTAAGTGCATATAAGCCTACGATTAGAAGTTGCAAAAGGATGTGCTTTGACGTGGGAATTTATGAGGTGCGTTTACAGGTTATTGTTAAGATGTCTGATGAAAAGAGGGAGTTCAGGATTTCGTTCCATACTCTTTTGGCTGATGCTATGAAGGCATTAGGTTGGCCTGAACCAATATATAGCCAAGCAACTTTGGAACTCAATCAGGCCAATTTGGTGCTGCGTAGAGGCTCTGGACCTGCTGCTTGTTTTTTTATGGGTGAGAAAAAGGAATTTATGGCAGACTCAGAAGAGCAAGCTGTTGAACAGGCCGTGCAATACCTTGTGTAGAAGAAACAAATTGTGGTGGACGATATCAACTTGGAAAGGCGTGGGATTTATAAGGGGTGTTGCGACTTCTTCAAGCGTAAAAGAGAGGCACTGCAATATGCTGAATGGGGGCCTAGCAATGATGCGTTGAGGGTTCACGCTCAGGGCAAAGTCAGTGTCCCTACTAACTTACCTAAAATGGTGACTACAGACTTGTGGGATATCTGGCTTCAAGTAGTGGTTGCATatgatgttgttgttgatgaaATGGATTTCATTACATAGCCTGATGGGCGGTTTGTTTGCTGTTTTACAGTAAGCTGGCCCAAACATCCTTCTAGGGAGAAGTATTTTATTAGCAACAGCATGGAAACTGTTGAAAAAGCAAGGCAAAACCTGGCTAAGAAGGTCATAGcttattttcaaaccatttatgGTTTCACTGTGAAGGATGCTAACTTCAACAGGATGAGGTATTCCCAAATCCAGTGTGGATTTCAGAGGGGAAGGCACAGGTCTGTCCAGGCAAACCAGATCCGTGTAGCTTCTAACTTGGAAACAGTGCCTCTCTTTATTGCGGAGGAGTGCGGGACTCCTAAAGGAACTTCCTATGGAATTCGGTCTGGTTTTACCTTACCACCCGCTCCTAAGAAAACTAAAATGGTTTGGGGCCAGGGTGTCTCATGTTTAGGAACAGCTGATGTAGACCAAAAGCTGCCCACTAATGATGCTGTAATGTTTGATGTTGAGACAGTGTCTGCCCAAAGACGAGACCTCAAATTAAACAGGAATAAGGGCCTTGCTCTCATTTTGTTAGTAATAAAGTAGTATAAAATATGGTCATTCAACTAGGTTGCGTTGCCTAGTCATTAGTTGTGTATAATGTATTTGGGCAGCATTTTGTCAAGCGCAACCAGAATCTTCAGCTGTTCAATGATGGATGCTGAACGACTGTTGTACTACCATGTTGAAATGTAAAAACCCAGGCCAGCTCTTTTGCAATGAAATGTTATTTGCCATCTTCTAGGACGAAGAAAATCTATTTTAGGGTGTGTGGAAAGCTAAAATTTCGAGCAGGATGCCCTATCTTTGCTGGTTTGTGTGCTTGTAATATTTAACTTGGCCAAATTATGATTGACAACAAAACTTTGtaaaaaaaaagggaaataaCCATGCGCAGAAGAACTGATATAAGGACATAAATGTTAGATTGATTTTAGTAAACATATATAACCAAAAAGGCCTACAAGCAATTTCTATAAAAAAAGTGTTTGTTAATTTATTGGGTATGATATGAGTAAGAACCTACAGTGTAAGTAATAGTCATTAGTGTTGCGTTTATGTAGACTGTGAACTATGTCTGATTGGAATTTTAAAATGTTTTTGCAGGGTGTGTCCGTTTTCCATAGGCACAGTACCAGGACCGTTAGAATTATACACTCATTCTAGATGTGTCAACCTATGGAACCAGGTTGGTGCAATGTATGGCCTTAATAATCCCCAATAATATTTTAGGGCAGGGCCAATGTGATGTAAACTGAATTTGTTGGTTGCCATTTCAAACTTGCACAGATTTGTGAACGATATTAACAGGAAAAAGCAAACTTAAATGACATATCATAACATTCAACTAAGCATCAACGGCATGTCGCTGGAGGGTAATTAAACTGTCATGTTAGAAGGTTATTGAAACTAATAGTGGCTATACATTGCAGGAGAGATACCGCTTGGTACCAATAGAAAGACTGTGAAAAGAGGCAGGCCAACTAGGAAAAGACACAGGAACAACGTAACCAACAACTTTCAAGAAACACTGACACAACCAGAGGTAGGACCTGTAGCCACAGACAATGAAAATGCTGCCACAACTAGCAAGTCTCAAGATAAGCACCACGAAGGTTTAACTGTGCATGCGTTTTATAACAAGAGTATTCTCTAAGGCATGGCCATTTATATAACGCGTTAAATTAAAACAATCTTAGGTGCAGCGTCAACTGAACCACAGCAAACACCAAAGCGGCCATATAGATTTCGACGACCAAAAACAGCAGAGCAAACGCCAGTAGAGAATGCAAATAAAGGGAAGAAGAGACGCTGAACTTCTAAAAAAAGTactttctcaatcttttaaaattaCATACAAATGATAACATGCCAGCACAAAATATATATGGCTTACCTGGTTAATTTAACAGAAATACCTAATGCATTGGGTGGGAAGCCTATACCATTAGAAGCTGCAAAATTAAAACCACCAACCTATTGCAGTGATTGTGGAGCaatgaaatttgagtttgaatCAAAGGGGTTTTGTTGCTGCAGTGGAGAAATTAAATTAGCTGTTAATGAATATCCAGAAGAACTGATGCAACTCTATACTTCTAGGGACCCagaatcacaacatttccaaacCTTTTCAAGGTTATATAATAATCTTTTTGCTTTCAGTTCTTTAGGAGGGAGTTTTGGCGCTGAAACTGCCAAAGGTATATACGTGTTCCAAGCACAGGGCCAACTATATCATTATTTGCCGGATCTAATACCCATGGATAGTATCCCTCGGTATTTACAACTATACTTCTATGATGCCCAGCATGAAAAAGAAAATCGATTAGGATTGTTCCCTAACTTGAAAGAGGAAATGATTACTCTTCTAATGGGACTTATGGATGCAAATCCATATGGAAAGTTTTTTAGATCCCTCAAAGAAATAGAGGTCACTGAGAATACGAGGATATTGTTAAGTACTAATGCAAGCAATGATCAGCGTGTATATAATGCACCCACATCTGATGAAGTGACTGTAGTTTGGCCAGATGTTACAGTTGTGCAAGGAAATGAAGGCCCTAATATAATTGCATATGGAAGAGGTTCTCATAACCATAGAATTAGGCATTTTTATGGTTGCTACGACCCACTGCAGTATCCACTCTTGCTGCCCGAAGGGAGATTGTGGGTGGCATCAGGGCTTAAAAAAAGTTTCAAGCCCAAACTTTGATGACGAAGCCAGTTCCTCATTTCCAAGGTCTGCGATTTCAGATGACATGCCTGAATCTCTTATTGAAGCAGAAGTGGCAAGTAAGTGTTTATTTCAGTGAATGGTACCTTAATAGGCTCTGTTATTGTTTATAGCTTGGCAGTTAGCACCCAACAGGTGTATCAGCAAATACACTTCTGTAATGTTTTTTTATAACATGTAACAGATTCTGCAAGAAGGCGAACAAAAGCGGAAAAGTATATTTCTTGTAGAGAGTATTACGCATATAATTTTCAGATAAGACCTGGAAATTTTCTGCTTAGAGGGGGCAGGCTGTTTCAACAATACATAGTAGATATGTATGTGAAGATTGAGAATACACGCTTGGACTTTTTAAGGTTGAATCAAGCAACTATTCGGGCGGACCTCTACCAAGAGATTCTAGATACATTGCAGCTAGGAGAAAATTGTGCATGTAATGTGGGGAAGTGAATAGTCCTTCCACCTTCCTTCCTCGGGGGACCAAGAGATATGAGAAGGCGATATTTAAATGCAATGGCACTTGTGCAAAAATATGGAAAACCTGATCTGTTTATAACTATGACGTGCAATCCAAACTGGCCAGAGATAAAAGCTGAATTGTCCCCAGGGGAACAGGCGCATAACAGGCCAGATTTGGTGGCCAGGATATTCCATGCTAAGCTAACATTACTTCGAAAGCAGATAAAGGAAAAACAGATCTTTGGGGAGGTTGCAGCAATGATAAATGTGGTGGAGTTTCAAAAGCGTGGCTTACCACATGCGCATTTCCTTATCATTCTAAAACCCGAGCACAAGATTACTGCACCAGAAAAGTTTGACAAATATGTATCAGCAGAAATACCCTCAACTGATAACCCACACCTAAGAGCAGTTGTACCAAAACACATGCTGCATGGCCCATGTGGCACTGATTTTCCTAAATGTGCGTGTATGGTAATTAAGGATAAAAAAAATTTGTAGTAAAAATTACCCCAAAAAATTCAGGGAGTTTACTACAAATGGGAAAGACTCATATCCTTTGTATAAGCGATGGGATACTGGTGAAACTGTTTCATTAAGAAAAGCTAAGTTGGATAATAGATCAGTGGTTCCTTACAACCCTTATCTGCTTGCTATGTTTGATTGCCACTTAAATGTAGAGGTATGCTCTACTATTAAAGCAGTGAAATACTTATATAAATACATGTACAAGGGCTATGATAGGATATTATTTAATGTCGCGGATGGGACTGCTTCTATGTTGGTGGATGAAATTGAGAGGTACCAATCTAGTAGGTGGGTATCACCTCCAGAAGCAGCTTGGAGAATTTACCCACATGTACAGCCTTTGCCACTTCATATCCCCAATTGTCAGATGGCAAGGTTTTCAGAGAACGAAGAACTTGCAATGGTCATTGCTGATGAAGACAGAGCGAAAACAATGCTAACTGAATTTTTTAACACAAATTCTCGCCTAGAAGAGGAACAGCGGTATCTGTATAGCGAGTTCCCAGAGCATTTTGTATGGATTGATAAAAAAAACCTGGAAACCAAGAGACCGCGGTGTTGTGGTAGGAAGGGTTGCCCATGCTTCTCCTGGAGAAGGTGAACGGTATTACCTAAGGTTGCTTCTAGCACATATTAGAGGGCCTAAGTTATTTGAAGACCTCAAAACAGTGAACGGTGTTTGCTGCGTCTCATTTCAAGAAGCAGCGCTCAAAAGAGGGGTCCTAGAAGAAGATAATGCAGCGGATATGTGCATGGACGAAGCTATCCAAGTTGAGATGCCTAATGCTCTTAGAAGATTGTTTGCAACAATACTGGTTTTTAGTTGCCCAAACAACCCTGCTGAATTCTGGGATAAATATTACAAGCCACTTTCCGACGATTTTAGAAAGCAGTTTCCTGAAGAGCATGCAAAGGTGTTGCAGCTGACAGTAGGAAAGGTTGAGCAATTTTTGGAGGGGATGGGTAAGACGTTCAGCCAGTTTGGATTGAACCATTTACACTTTGAACAAGAAACAATACTACAAAGTACAAGGGATATCAGCGATGCTTTGAACGCCCCCGTACCTCTTCTGCAGCTTGCTTCACGCAAACAGCTCAATCTTCAGCAGCGCACTGCGTATAAGGCAATAATTCAACACGTCAAGAATGCAAAAGCAGGAGCTTTTTTCATAGATGGTCCAGGTGGAACTGGCAAGACTTTTTTGTATGGGGCTTTATATGCAAAAGTCAGGTCAATGGGCCAAATATGCTTACCAACAGCTACCTCAGGAATAGCTGCATCGAATTTACCCACTGGCAGAACAACCCATTCTAGGTTTAAAATTCCTCTTGATACTGAAGAGTCCATAACTTGCGATGTCCCTAAACAAGGAGGATTGGCCTGCTTAATAAGGGAAGCTTCATTAGTCATTTGGGACGAGGCTTCAATGGCAAAGAGGGAGAATATTGAGGCTGTAAATATGTTATTCCAAGATGTATGCAGTAGTTCGCAGCTATTTGGTGGAAAAGTCATAGTTTTTGGTGGAGATTTTAGGCAGGTGTTGTCAGTGCTTCCACGGCGCACACAACAAGAGGCTGTTGAAGCAAGCATTGTAAGCTCTCCTATTTGGCCACAACTAACAAAATTTGGCCTCACTGAAAATATTAGGGCGCGAGAGGACCCTCAATTTTCAAAGTTTTTTCTAGACTTGGGGAATGGAAACTTGCAAACAGAAGAAAGTAGTTGGGTGTCACTGCCGCAAGAGTTAATTCTTCAAACAAAAGAAGGAGAGGAACCAGAGGAGACACTGATTAATGTTGTGTTCCCAGAGATGAAGCACTACGCCTTCAACCCAGAAATTTTCAACGACAGAGCCATATTAACTCCGAGAAACGCTGATGTTGACTCTGTAAACAGCGCGCTGATTGAAATGTTCCCAGGAACACCACACATTTATCATAGCTTTGATAGCGTTGTTGATGACAACTCAAATGTATACCCAGCTGAGTTCCTGAATTCGCTATGCCCTGTTGGAATGACACCGCATGAACTAATTTTGAAGGAAGATTCACCTGTGATATTATTAAGAAATTTAGATCATGCAGCTGGTCTGTGCAATGGTATGCGCCTCATATGCAAGCGATTTTTCCCAAACATGATTGAGTGTGAAATATCAACTGGATTTTATAAAGGAGAGCGTGTTTTCCTTCATAGGATTACACTTAAACCATCCAAGAATTCTAAATTTCCAATTAATTTCCAGAGAAAGCAGTTTCCTATAAAGTTAAGCTTTGCTATGACGATCAATAAGGCGCAAGGCCAGACTGTACAACGTGTAGGTGTTTATCTACCTAGATCCTGCTTTTCACATGGGCAGTTATATGTTGCGTTATCAAGGGCACGTTCAGCTAGAGACTTGAAGGTTTTGCACAAACCAAGTGCAGGTGATGTGAATGGAAATCTGGTTAGGAATGTGGTATCGTTTGAAGTGCTACGAAGGGCGGGTTTTAAGGATATTTGAAAGATAATTAAACTTCTGTCATTCTGTAGCTGAATTGTAAATGGTCAAGATACACCTACATGTTATCAAACTGTGGAGAACTAACTTAAATGGTTATCTGATGACAGGTAGCTGAAACACGAGAAAGAAGCAGTACCATACGACTGGAAAATATGCAAATCACACAAGGACATTTAACACCACAAACTTTGGAGGATGTCCTTTTTTGCTTTGTACAAATGACTACATCTTTTGTGTGAGCTGATTTGAGATGCTTACGGTTGTTTTTTGGGTGATTGTAATATTATGGTAGGCTTGAACATCCTAAATGTATTGGAAGTTTCAAATTAAATGGTTGTTTGTGCTTCTAATTACTTAGCTCTGAGCAAAGCCGTATACCAATACAAATGTCAAGCGGTTTACTACAAGCAATTTCCaatgtttttgtttttgaaagaTGAACTAACAAATGGCTATAATTCATCGTATATATTTATATGGTCATTACAAACAACTAACCCAACAAAAAACACTAAATAAACAACTCGAAACATATACCCCAGAAAATTGCAAGGTAAACAGAATTAGCTTCAAAAATATACCATCATCTATTGATTTTGAAAGCCACAAAATTGTGAGGAAAAAATAGAATAAACTAATCTCTTCAAAAATTTATAATGTCAATGAGCTTTAGtaaaggtagggtaggttgtaCTTGGTTATCTAAAATTATATCTTTAAAGAGTTGTCACTTTTATCTATAAAACTAAACAACTTTTAAAATTTAGCTTTGGTCTATTAATAATTACTAAAGACGATTTCAGAAATATTTTAAAAAAGCGTTTTATTTATGACAAGTACCAGTTGCCTCAATTAACGCAGACAATcatcaaattttttttaaaaaaaaaacaatcctaAGTACACACTGttaaaggttcaacaataacgtGCGGTGTTGTCAATGAACAGTGGACGGTATGGCCAGTGGATGTTCGAAAAGATTTGCTTATCAAAGTCATAAGACAACACTATCAAACTGTACTTTAGCCAAATAAATAATGAATCCTCATGCTAGAGCTGCAGAAGGAATGGTTGAAAGCATAGCCAACATCAGAATAGGGAATGGTGTAATTGTTTGTTGCATTAACAACATGTGGCCAAACTGTTAGTTAAAAAGACTTACTGCACTGGCTTTACAATTTGAATAATAACATTGACAAAGAATAAGCAACAACTAAACTAGCAAGACCCCCAAAAAAAAGACAAGAACAAAGAAAAGAGGTTAGCAATTGCAACAGAAATATTTTGGAGGCTACAGATTAACGATTATTCCTAAAAAAATTGTTATGCTATACATGAACAAACTGCCAACTTTAATAACTTTTATTGTCTTTTTGCAGGGAATATGAAGCCTGAGAAGAAAATGGTGAAGTACTTAAATGATACGGTAGGCCCGCATTCAATTCGCCTCAAAGTTATTGAGAAGAGCAATACCCAAATTTCTCCAAAAACGAAAGGCCTTAATTACCAGAGGATTATTTTCCAGGATGAAGAGGTGATTCCTAAATTACATCCTAATTTTTTTAGATCAAATGTAAAATGATGTATATTGGAATGTCAATGGTGATGTTTTACAGTGATATTGCCTCAGTATAAAAAGTCTAAACCTGTTTTCATAAAACGTTAGTGTAGTTAACTTAGTAGCCATCTAAACATGTTCGCGTAATATACTTGAATTATCAAATTAGGTGCCTTTTCCAAAGTCAGAAGAGTTGGAACAAGAGAATTTAAAGCTATTATTCATACATAGAAGGCAGAGGTTTCATCTTAAGCATAAATCTAAATGATCAACTTAAACTGATAATCGTTCTATTTCTTATTAATTAACTACAGGGAGGTAAGATCAGAACAACGCTTTATGCCGATGAAATTGCAGCGTATGAAAATATCATTTTCGATAAGATGGAATATGACATTTGTAATGAAAAGATCAAACTGGTGCCTGAAAAATATCGGCGCAATGCTGACCACCCATATCAATTTAGCTTTGGTGCTCAGACCATCATCACGCCTGTTGAAGGGTGCAAACCTCCTATCGGTCCTGAATACATAAGCATAGCTGCTATACCCAGAATAGTAATAGCTAACGATAGATACGGTGAACAATAAATATCTACCTCTTAATCGTGAAGTTGCTTTAAATTAGTTAAAGGTTGCTTTTTAATGTGCTTACTTCGCCAATGCTGTGTAGATGTGATTGCTGTGCTAATCCATGTTGAAGAATTGCGCGAAATACCCTGTCCAGATGGAGCAGGCTTGGCTGTGCGTGGATTGGTTGTTATGGATCATAGGTAGGATAACAAGCTACACTTGCAGATGACAGTTTCAAATTTaagtttttttttaataaaggttAGAAAACTTATACGCTACGTCACTTAATGCAGCACGCGGAACAACCACTAATCATAATAGGTTGGCCAAAGATTGCAACTCGGGAAGGCGAACAGCTTAAGGAAATGGTGGCCACATTCCCAGTTGTTGGTTTCACTTCTCTAAAGCCATCATATCACAAAGGTATACAATCATATTGATTATTAGCAATGACAACAGTGCTTTGAATTTTTTGACTTTTAATAATGGCTTTTTTGAATTGCTATGGTAGACTTCTCAGTTGCTACAACTTCGGCAACATTTGTAAAGTTCAATCCTTATGGAGAGAAGGCAGAAATGCTCCGGGCTTGGTAACATCGCTTATATGTTGAAGTTAACAAGAAACACATTATAGAAGTTCTGATAAATGATGTGTGT contains the following coding sequences:
- the LOC141651398 gene encoding replication protein A 70 kDa DNA-binding subunit B-like, with amino-acid sequence MNPHARAAEGMVESIANIRIGNGVIVCCINNMWPNWNMKPEKKMVKYLNDTVGPHSIRLKVIEKSNTQISPKTKGLNYQRIIFQDEEGGKIRTTLYADEIAAYENIIFDKMEYDICNEKIKLVPEKYRRNADHPYQFSFGAQTIITPVEGCKPPIGPEYISIAAIPRIVIANDRYDVIAVLIHVEELREIPCPDGAGLAVRGLHAEQPLIIIGWPKIATREGEQLKEMVATFPVVGFTSLKPSYHKDFSVATTSATFVKFNPYGEKAEMLRAWNIANKTAIYAKHQQVLQARVPETKRVPTNNKTLRAKKANVTLQDERHWLDVSIPEFDRKDIHFYLGCTHCGTASKEEINVTYNCETCKRHGVTSTPRMTITFEAIDKTGSFMFTAFNMDSEKLLKKNVVELYNMVEEEKHQYLTEAEAKIRQTPVYLQVGPATSLSRNGVLNNPIAFVTSESVLPGSKGQLKAVDKNSRTI
- the LOC141651397 gene encoding uncharacterized protein LOC141651397 codes for the protein MALVQKYGKPDLFITMTCNPNWPEIKAELSPGEQAHNRPDLVARIFHAKLTLLRKQIKEKQIFGEVAAMINVVEFQKRGLPHAHFLIILKPEHKITAPEKFDKYVSAEIPSTDNPHLRAVVPKHMLHGPCGTDFPKCACMRWDTGETVSLRKAKLDNRSVVPYNPYLLAMFDCHLNVEVCSTIKAVKYLYKYMYKGYDRILFNVADGTASMLVDEIERYQSSRWVSPPEAAWRIYPHVQPLPLHIPNCQMARFSENEELAMVIADEDRAKTMLTEFFNTNSRLEEEQRDRGVVVGRVAHASPGEGERYYLRLLLAHIRGPKLFEDLKTVNGVCCVSFQEAALKRGVLEEDNAADMCMDEAIQVEMPNALRRLFATILVFSCPNNPAEFWDKYYKPLSDDFRKQFPEEHAKVLQLTVGKVEQFLEGMGKTFSQFGLNHLHFEQETILQSTRDISDALNAPVPLLQLASRKQLNLQQRTAYKAIIQHVKNAKAGAFFIDGPGGTGKTFLYGALYAKVRSMGQICLPTATSGIAASNLPTGRTTHSRFKIPLDTEESITCDVPKQGGLACLIREASLVIWDEASMAKRENIEAVNMLFQDVCSSSQLFGGKVIVFGGDFRQVLSVLPRRTQQEAVEASIVSSPIWPQLTKFGLTENIRAREDPQFSKFFLDLGNGNLQTEESSWVSLPQELILQTKEGEEPEETLINVVFPEMKHYAFNPEIFNDRAILTPRNADVDSVNSALIEMFPGTPHIYHSFDSVVDDNSNVYPAEFLNSLCPVGMTPHELILKEDSPVILLRNLDHAAGLCNGMRLICKRFFPNMIECEISTGFYKGERVFLHRITLKPSKNSKFPINFQRKQFPIKLSFAMTINKAQGQTVQRVGVYLPRSCFSHGQLYVALSRARSARDLKVLHKPSAGDVNGNLVRNVVSFEVLRRAGFKDI